A region from the Methanofollis liminatans DSM 4140 genome encodes:
- a CDS encoding type II toxin-antitoxin system PemK/MazF family toxin: protein MKVDSVIRLDKIATVLKDLMVGELGELDDDLRAEVNAKLATLFRI from the coding sequence ATGAAGGTCGATTCCGTGATCAGGCTGGACAAGATCGCAACCGTCCTGAAAGACCTGATGGTAGGCGAACTCGGCGAACTCGACGATGACCTCAGGGCAGAGGTCAACGCAAAACTTGCAACTCTTTTCAGGATCTGA
- a CDS encoding type II toxin-antitoxin system HicA family toxin encodes MPEVPVLSPQKVIKILETKGFVLARTRGSHHLYRHPETGRRVTVPVHAPDLPAGTLLEILRQAGIEREELEDLK; translated from the coding sequence ATGCCTGAGGTTCCCGTCCTCTCTCCGCAAAAAGTCATCAAAATCCTTGAAACAAAAGGATTCGTCCTTGCACGAACACGGGGCAGTCACCACCTCTATCGTCATCCGGAAACGGGAAGACGCGTGACTGTCCCGGTTCATGCACCAGATCTGCCTGCAGGGACTCTTCTTGAAATCCTCAGACAGGCCGGAATTGAAAGGGAAGAACTCGAAGATCTGAAATGA
- a CDS encoding BMP family ABC transporter substrate-binding protein — protein MTLRPRFTGGHVWLIALICIVTIGACAAGCTAGSETDPISIGVLLPASGPLAMHSPEGLAWAAEAMNRQGGVGGRMIEVVYRDTSAGNISAYAEELAGRDDIEIVVGPATGAELTQIAPLVTKRGKLLITPSVTAESVTESDLVWRTCPTDGRQTEAIFRILRETGVRNVSLVTADTPYGETFARLAPDAAAAMGVGIAGAASVDASDDFAKIAAQIGDEEPGMVVAAVYPEEAVRLAEALAAAGSPAGLFLTDAGRSPYLLESLGERAEGIQGTSLSPDPSTGYAIAYEETFGKAPPPYAAQTYDALLLAVYTAARQETAPDESLAASLRWVVSGDGITKGWDPQEATEAAAMILAGGHPAITGASGPLRFAEEPSSGPLAGYYTHWTVEGGEFCEGEPVASSDLSVRLPALSYDPSPGTAGERPVVWMVYPLAKGDRSFADTAYRGLFRAQESFSFDKRECSYDDLALLDAVFSAQNFTEKPDLVITEGFEFTPASRTWAEANPDIRFFTLEQADFGLPNACDVLMVPYGASYLAGVMAANMTATGRIGAIAGAPVAVIDPFVEGFRAGAGAYDPAVNVTVRYVGESFEGFGMPGRAGALTQELRAESVDVILMIAGSSNTGIVDAARESRGVYLIGEDTDQSYLAPTLVAASVVKQIDAIVYHAVENEMHGRFTPGREVWTLQNGGTGLFVSPRFEEYAGLAAGWQERAIAAEKDYLKTAAL, from the coding sequence ATGACTCTACGACCACGGTTCACAGGAGGCCACGTCTGGCTCATCGCGCTCATCTGCATCGTCACGATAGGGGCTTGCGCCGCAGGGTGCACCGCCGGATCGGAGACCGATCCCATCAGTATCGGCGTCCTTCTCCCCGCGAGCGGCCCCCTCGCCATGCACTCCCCCGAAGGGCTCGCCTGGGCGGCGGAGGCGATGAACAGGCAGGGCGGTGTCGGCGGCCGCATGATCGAGGTCGTGTACCGCGACACGAGCGCCGGCAATATATCCGCATACGCGGAGGAACTGGCCGGGCGCGACGATATCGAGATCGTCGTCGGCCCGGCGACAGGCGCGGAACTGACGCAGATCGCCCCTCTCGTCACGAAGCGGGGCAAACTCCTCATCACCCCGAGCGTCACGGCCGAGTCCGTCACAGAGAGCGATCTCGTCTGGCGGACCTGCCCCACCGACGGGCGGCAGACAGAGGCGATCTTCCGTATCCTCCGGGAGACCGGCGTCCGGAACGTCTCCCTCGTCACCGCAGACACCCCCTACGGCGAGACCTTTGCACGCCTCGCCCCTGATGCGGCCGCGGCGATGGGGGTCGGGATCGCCGGGGCGGCATCGGTCGACGCATCCGACGACTTCGCGAAGATCGCTGCACAAATCGGCGACGAGGAACCCGGGATGGTCGTCGCCGCCGTGTACCCCGAAGAGGCGGTCAGGCTTGCGGAGGCGCTCGCCGCGGCGGGATCGCCCGCCGGCCTCTTCCTGACCGATGCCGGGCGCTCGCCCTACCTGCTGGAGAGCCTGGGCGAGCGGGCGGAGGGCATCCAGGGCACCTCGCTCTCCCCCGACCCCTCGACCGGATATGCGATCGCCTACGAGGAGACCTTCGGCAAGGCCCCGCCGCCGTATGCCGCACAGACCTACGACGCCCTCCTCCTCGCCGTCTATACCGCAGCAAGGCAGGAGACAGCGCCTGACGAGTCGCTCGCCGCCTCCCTGCGGTGGGTCGTCTCCGGCGACGGCATCACGAAAGGCTGGGACCCGCAGGAGGCGACCGAGGCGGCGGCGATGATCCTGGCCGGCGGGCACCCGGCGATCACCGGCGCCTCAGGCCCCCTCAGGTTCGCCGAAGAGCCCTCATCAGGCCCCCTCGCCGGCTACTACACCCACTGGACGGTCGAGGGCGGGGAGTTCTGCGAGGGTGAACCGGTCGCGTCCTCGGATCTCTCCGTGCGCCTGCCCGCCCTCTCCTATGACCCGTCCCCCGGCACCGCCGGAGAGAGGCCGGTGGTCTGGATGGTCTACCCCCTCGCAAAGGGCGACCGCTCGTTCGCCGACACGGCGTACCGGGGCCTGTTCCGTGCGCAGGAATCGTTCTCCTTCGACAAGCGGGAGTGTTCGTACGACGATCTCGCCCTCCTCGACGCCGTCTTCTCTGCACAGAACTTCACCGAGAAACCCGACCTGGTGATCACCGAGGGGTTCGAGTTCACCCCCGCCTCCCGTACCTGGGCTGAGGCGAACCCCGACATCAGGTTCTTCACCCTCGAGCAGGCGGACTTCGGCCTCCCGAATGCCTGCGACGTCCTGATGGTCCCGTACGGGGCCTCCTACCTTGCGGGCGTGATGGCGGCGAATATGACGGCGACCGGCAGGATCGGCGCGATCGCCGGGGCGCCCGTCGCCGTCATCGACCCGTTCGTCGAGGGGTTTCGGGCCGGGGCAGGGGCCTATGACCCCGCGGTGAACGTCACGGTCCGCTACGTCGGCGAGAGTTTCGAGGGGTTCGGCATGCCCGGGCGTGCGGGTGCGCTGACGCAGGAACTCCGGGCAGAAAGCGTCGATGTGATCCTGATGATCGCGGGATCCTCGAACACCGGGATCGTGGACGCCGCCCGGGAGAGCCGGGGCGTCTACCTGATCGGCGAGGACACCGACCAGTCGTACCTCGCCCCCACCCTCGTCGCCGCATCGGTGGTGAAGCAGATCGACGCCATCGTTTATCATGCCGTGGAGAACGAGATGCACGGGCGGTTCACGCCGGGAAGGGAGGTCTGGACGCTCCAGAACGGCGGCACCGGGCTTTTTGTCTCCCCGCGCTTCGAGGAGTATGCAGGGCTTGCCGCCGGGTGGCAGGAGCGGGCGATCGCTGCCGAAAAAGATTACCTGAAGACGGCGGCGCTGTAG
- a CDS encoding type II toxin-antitoxin system HicB family antitoxin: MAKEAIEVYLEDLTDRGEKIPTEEDNLEYTLTVEAYA, encoded by the coding sequence ATGGCAAAGGAGGCGATCGAGGTGTACCTGGAAGACCTGACCGACAGGGGCGAAAAGATCCCGACCGAGGAGGATAACCTCGAATATACCCTGACGGTCGAAGCATATGCCTGA
- a CDS encoding transcriptional regulator: protein MSDDLIAIVEESEDVNSTLISRVRLEILWALSELGEDGATARQLKAGLNLSDGVLYANLKKLVEMGYLRSEKVTLEGKELELCAITPEGLGEWRRVRGWLCKLLGCEGDICER, encoded by the coding sequence ATGTCGGATGATCTGATAGCAATCGTGGAAGAATCCGAGGACGTGAACAGCACCCTCATCTCCCGGGTGCGCCTGGAGATACTCTGGGCGCTCTCCGAGCTCGGCGAGGACGGGGCCACCGCACGGCAGCTCAAAGCCGGGCTGAACCTGAGCGACGGCGTGCTCTACGCAAACCTCAAGAAACTTGTCGAGATGGGATACCTCCGCTCCGAGAAGGTGACGCTTGAAGGGAAGGAACTGGAGCTCTGCGCCATCACCCCGGAAGGGCTCGGCGAGTGGCGGCGTGTCCGGGGCTGGCTCTGCAAACTCCTCGGCTGCGAAGGTGATATCTGTGAACGATAG
- a CDS encoding HepT-like ribonuclease domain-containing protein, which yields MSEPDPLLYCNDILEAIDRIERYTQSIGFEEFLHDTKTQDAVIRNLEIIGEAVKKLPAEFREAHPEVGWRAVAGMRDKLIHHYFGVDMRIIWETARSDLPHLKDRIEEILKKMS from the coding sequence ATGTCTGAGCCGGACCCTCTTCTCTATTGCAACGATATTCTCGAAGCCATCGACCGCATAGAGCGTTATACCCAGTCAATCGGTTTTGAGGAATTCCTGCACGATACAAAGACGCAGGATGCCGTGATCAGGAACCTCGAAATCATCGGGGAAGCGGTGAAAAAGCTCCCGGCCGAATTCAGGGAGGCGCATCCCGAGGTGGGGTGGCGTGCCGTCGCAGGGATGCGGGACAAACTCATCCACCATTATTTCGGCGTCGACATGAGGATCATCTGGGAGACGGCCCGCTCCGATCTCCCTCATTTGAAGGACAGGATCGAGGAGATCCTCAAAAAAATGTCCTGA
- a CDS encoding alpha/beta hydrolase, giving the protein MHLTRSFTRRILIAVAALLLLVYIALPVLFGVFVVIPAGAGVGAPPSGFEEVTLVAEDGVPLAAWYAPPSGTAAIILIHGAGGSREDLRPYAAMLKKHGYGVLAIDMRGHGMSGGATNQFGWESGRDVGAAVAFLEGREEVAAIGGMGLSLGGEVLMGAASEYPEVRAIVADGATHRSPDDLLALESERPLYRSFTALLMYAAVGVLSGDQTPEPIRDSIGDAGSTEFLLIVGGEKPMEEAFGRMYALSGDGRASLWIAPGAGHTEAFALLPDEYEGRVVAFFDEYLPVGAPLLYSAAVFR; this is encoded by the coding sequence GTGCACCTCACCCGCTCCTTCACGCGGCGTATCCTGATCGCAGTGGCGGCTCTCCTTCTGCTGGTCTATATCGCGCTCCCGGTGTTGTTCGGCGTCTTTGTCGTCATCCCGGCCGGCGCCGGGGTCGGCGCCCCGCCTTCCGGTTTTGAGGAGGTGACGCTCGTGGCCGAGGACGGCGTGCCGCTTGCCGCCTGGTACGCCCCGCCGTCAGGCACTGCGGCGATCATCCTGATCCACGGGGCCGGGGGTTCGCGTGAAGATCTGCGCCCTTACGCCGCCATGCTCAAAAAGCACGGTTACGGTGTCCTCGCCATCGACATGCGGGGGCACGGGATGAGCGGGGGCGCCACCAACCAGTTTGGCTGGGAGAGCGGCCGCGACGTGGGCGCCGCCGTCGCCTTTCTGGAGGGGCGCGAGGAGGTCGCCGCCATCGGCGGTATGGGGCTCTCCCTCGGCGGCGAGGTGCTCATGGGTGCGGCGTCTGAATATCCTGAAGTCCGGGCGATCGTCGCTGACGGCGCCACGCACCGCTCCCCTGACGATCTTCTGGCGCTGGAGTCCGAGCGTCCTCTCTACCGGAGTTTCACGGCGCTGCTGATGTACGCCGCCGTGGGGGTGCTGAGCGGCGACCAGACGCCCGAACCGATACGGGACTCGATCGGTGATGCGGGGTCCACCGAATTTCTGCTGATCGTGGGGGGCGAAAAACCGATGGAGGAAGCATTCGGCCGCATGTACGCCCTGAGCGGGGACGGGCGGGCTTCCCTCTGGATCGCTCCCGGTGCCGGTCATACCGAAGCGTTCGCTCTTCTGCCTGACGAATACGAGGGGCGGGTCGTCGCCTTTTTCGACGAATATCTGCCGGTCGGCGCCCCGCTCCTCTACAGCGCCGCCGTCTTCAGGTAA
- a CDS encoding type II toxin-antitoxin system HicB family antitoxin — MTSIFKIAMAKEAIEVYLEDLTDRGEKIPTEEDILEYTLPVEAYA, encoded by the coding sequence GTGACATCTATTTTTAAGATCGCAATGGCAAAGGAGGCGATCGAGGTGTACCTGGAAGACCTGACCGACAGGGGCGAAAAGATCCCGACCGAGGAGGACATCCTCGAATATACGCTGCCGGTCGAAGCATATGCCTGA
- a CDS encoding nucleotidyltransferase family protein, giving the protein MHSRESVLALLATLKDDLEVRFHVARIGVFGSVSRGEQTPASDIDILVEFSRPVGFFTFMELEDYLSDRLGAPVDLVTPDAIKPRMRERIAGETAYV; this is encoded by the coding sequence ATGCACTCCCGTGAGAGCGTCCTCGCCCTCCTCGCCACCCTTAAAGACGACCTCGAAGTCCGCTTCCACGTCGCCAGGATCGGCGTCTTCGGCTCGGTCTCCCGCGGCGAGCAGACGCCCGCAAGCGACATCGATATCCTGGTCGAGTTCTCCCGGCCGGTCGGCTTTTTCACCTTCATGGAGCTGGAAGACTACCTCTCGGATCGGCTCGGCGCCCCGGTCGACCTGGTGACGCCCGACGCCATCAAACCGAGGATGAGGGAGCGGATCGCGGGCGAGACGGCCTATGTCTGA
- a CDS encoding cache domain-containing protein: MQKPSVSFLILLVLGLFLVTAGCTQNQPDVATSTSGSTEIQQETYTSNETLVAFVESAAAYVKTNGKEKSLAEFNNPNGSFIRGELYIYAYDFNGTTLAHPVNPEKVGVNRLDEGDTGIYLRGTIDAVRNGSGFYRIKYVNPTHNRTLESKLVYGVSIDDDWWLGSGIYTGPADQSPMQ, translated from the coding sequence ATGCAAAAACCGTCAGTTTCATTCCTGATTCTGCTGGTTCTCGGCCTGTTTCTTGTAACAGCCGGGTGCACACAGAATCAGCCCGACGTCGCCACTTCAACGTCGGGAAGTACTGAGATTCAGCAGGAGACCTACACCTCCAATGAAACGCTCGTCGCCTTCGTTGAGAGTGCGGCCGCCTATGTGAAAACAAACGGCAAAGAAAAATCCCTTGCAGAATTTAACAACCCGAATGGTTCTTTTATCAGGGGCGAACTCTATATCTACGCCTACGACTTCAACGGCACAACCCTCGCCCACCCGGTCAATCCTGAGAAGGTCGGAGTAAACCGTCTGGATGAGGGAGACACAGGGATCTATCTCCGGGGCACCATCGATGCCGTCAGGAATGGAAGCGGTTTTTACCGGATAAAGTATGTCAATCCCACGCACAACCGGACGCTCGAATCAAAACTGGTGTATGGTGTGAGTATCGATGATGACTGGTGGCTTGGTTCCGGAATATACACCGGCCCGGCAGACCAGTCTCCAATGCAGTAA
- a CDS encoding deoxyguanosinetriphosphate triphosphohydrolase family protein — translation MDLYPEILAEIRDRQAAVEQTHSPHATRNAEAVRKKASPKRPEEPVIRPPFYRDNDRILHSRAYTRYIDKTQVFFLIDNDHITHRVLHVQLVSKIGRTIGRALGLNEDLIEAIALGHDIGHTPFGHKGEACLDAICRREGIGAFRHNLQSVRFLDVIEDLDLTLQTLDGILCHDGERFVRRLAPAEPITAPAFAAKCERIGSGAEEPVLPSTMEGCVVRAADVIGYLGRDLQDAIEVGLIDRDDEDLAAICRKTLGTDDERAINWTVIDTLIKDLVNESFGKGEIAFSEAAAEGVKKMQQFSIDRIYNNPRLTSQQEKIERMFSTLFDHFSADLEEGKTGSLIYTDYLDSTWVSGDYLDTAGEGDKVRDFIAGMTDRYFFETFQAITLPERVKGTYRRE, via the coding sequence ATGGACCTCTACCCCGAAATCCTCGCCGAGATCCGCGACCGGCAGGCCGCCGTCGAGCAGACCCACTCCCCCCACGCCACCAGGAACGCCGAGGCGGTCCGGAAGAAAGCCAGCCCGAAAAGGCCCGAAGAGCCGGTCATCCGTCCCCCCTTCTACCGCGACAACGACCGCATCCTCCACTCCAGGGCCTACACCCGCTACATCGACAAGACGCAGGTCTTCTTCCTCATCGACAACGACCACATCACCCACCGCGTCCTCCACGTCCAGCTCGTCTCCAAGATCGGCCGGACCATCGGCCGGGCCCTCGGCCTCAACGAAGACCTGATCGAGGCGATCGCTCTCGGCCACGACATCGGGCACACCCCCTTCGGGCACAAGGGGGAGGCGTGCCTCGACGCCATCTGCCGGCGGGAGGGGATCGGGGCCTTCAGGCACAACCTCCAGAGCGTCCGGTTCCTCGACGTCATCGAAGACCTGGACCTCACCCTCCAGACCCTCGACGGCATCCTCTGCCATGACGGCGAACGCTTCGTCAGGCGCCTCGCCCCGGCCGAACCGATCACGGCGCCGGCCTTCGCCGCCAAATGCGAGAGGATCGGGAGCGGCGCCGAAGAGCCCGTCCTCCCCTCCACGATGGAGGGGTGCGTCGTCAGGGCCGCGGACGTGATCGGCTACCTCGGCCGCGACCTCCAGGACGCCATCGAGGTCGGGCTGATCGACCGGGACGACGAAGACCTCGCCGCGATCTGCCGGAAGACCCTCGGGACCGACGACGAGCGGGCGATCAACTGGACAGTCATCGACACCCTCATCAAGGACCTCGTCAACGAGAGTTTCGGAAAGGGGGAGATCGCCTTCTCGGAGGCGGCCGCGGAAGGCGTGAAAAAGATGCAGCAATTCAGCATCGACCGCATCTACAACAACCCGAGACTCACCTCCCAGCAGGAGAAGATCGAACGGATGTTCTCCACCCTCTTCGACCATTTCTCCGCGGACCTGGAAGAGGGGAAGACCGGTTCGCTCATCTACACCGACTACCTCGATTCCACGTGGGTCTCCGGGGACTATCTGGACACGGCGGGCGAGGGCGATAAGGTGAGGGACTTCATCGCCGGGATGACCGACCGCTACTTTTTCGAGACATTTCAGGCGATCACCCTGCCCGAACGGGTGAAAGGCACCTACAGGAGAGAATAG
- a CDS encoding class I SAM-dependent methyltransferase, with amino-acid sequence MHAEGDELWGLRVDKRRAEEMRQDLIGRGLLERGYRPRSEGESLLLPLTGEVPGAERAVFTPFPPREDLARHELVGGIAILQEEDRAAAERILASRPSLHTVVVPTGPVSGEFRTRALKVLAGEPTTRTVVTEHGRRFAVDLAHAYFSARLSTERQRVHGLMAEGEEVCDMFAGVGPFAIALSDRASFVVAADLNPAAVSLLCENVRMNRCRNVLPVLADAAHLPGVFPRTFDRVIMNLPMESAQFLPAAFALCRPGGTIHYYALQEEEGAYLDRIRAFPVASVAERRVRSYSPGEWHAVYDIVVGE; translated from the coding sequence ATGCATGCCGAAGGCGACGAACTCTGGGGCCTCAGGGTGGATAAGAGGCGGGCCGAGGAGATGCGGCAGGACCTGATCGGCCGCGGCCTGCTGGAGCGGGGCTATCGGCCGAGATCCGAGGGGGAGAGCCTGCTCCTGCCGCTGACCGGGGAAGTGCCGGGCGCCGAGCGGGCGGTCTTCACGCCCTTCCCGCCCAGGGAAGACCTGGCGCGCCACGAGCTCGTGGGCGGGATCGCGATCCTGCAGGAGGAGGACCGGGCCGCCGCAGAGCGGATCCTCGCCTCCCGCCCGTCCCTCCACACGGTCGTCGTCCCGACCGGCCCGGTCTCCGGGGAATTTCGGACGCGTGCGCTCAAGGTCCTCGCGGGAGAGCCGACCACCCGGACGGTCGTCACCGAGCACGGCCGCCGCTTCGCCGTCGACCTCGCCCACGCCTATTTCTCGGCCCGCCTCTCGACCGAGCGGCAGCGGGTGCACGGCCTGATGGCCGAGGGCGAGGAGGTCTGCGATATGTTCGCCGGGGTCGGACCGTTTGCGATCGCCCTTTCGGACCGCGCTTCCTTCGTCGTCGCCGCCGACTTAAACCCGGCGGCGGTCTCCCTCCTCTGCGAGAACGTCAGGATGAACCGGTGCAGGAACGTCCTGCCGGTCCTCGCCGACGCCGCCCACCTGCCCGGGGTCTTCCCCCGCACCTTCGACCGGGTGATCATGAACCTCCCGATGGAGTCGGCGCAGTTCCTGCCGGCGGCCTTCGCCCTCTGCCGTCCCGGCGGGACGATCCACTATTATGCCCTCCAGGAGGAGGAGGGGGCGTACCTCGACCGCATCCGCGCCTTCCCGGTTGCGTCGGTCGCCGAGCGGCGGGTGCGGAGCTATTCGCCGGGCGAGTGGCACGCGGTGTACGATATCGTGGTCGGGGAGTGA
- a CDS encoding type II toxin-antitoxin system PemK/MazF family toxin, with translation MRRSRGDIWFVDLTDARGHEQSGLRPAVVLAVAYGGMTIAVPLTTTPVAFSFPHTHGIEKSSQNGLISNSAALVFQIVALSEDRFVRKIGRCSVEDMEAISVLLKDLLALE, from the coding sequence ATGCGCCGGAGCAGAGGCGATATCTGGTTCGTCGATCTTACCGACGCACGGGGGCACGAGCAGAGCGGGCTGCGTCCTGCCGTGGTGCTCGCCGTCGCCTACGGGGGTATGACCATCGCGGTCCCGCTGACGACGACCCCGGTGGCTTTTTCGTTCCCGCACACCCACGGTATCGAGAAGAGTTCACAGAACGGGCTGATTTCCAATAGTGCGGCGCTGGTCTTCCAGATTGTTGCCCTCTCGGAAGATCGTTTCGTCCGGAAGATCGGGCGGTGCTCGGTCGAGGATATGGAAGCAATAAGCGTTCTTTTGAAAGACCTGTTGGCGCTGGAATAG